In the genome of Nocardia sp. NBC_00416, one region contains:
- a CDS encoding PH domain-containing protein, which yields MGYPEDALAPDEELILHTHPHWKMLFWPIVTLIVATALAGFLGGLVWRTTDQTMRSVLLLVVLVVWLLILAWRSVSPIVSWKSTHFIVTDRRVLVREGVMTHSGIDIPMSRISSVQFRHGLVDRMFGTGELIIGSSSEEPLEYSDIPDVEQVHALLYHQVFEASPRYGGL from the coding sequence ATGGGTTATCCGGAGGATGCGCTGGCGCCCGACGAAGAGTTGATCCTGCATACCCACCCGCATTGGAAAATGCTGTTCTGGCCCATCGTTACGTTGATCGTGGCGACCGCGCTGGCCGGGTTCCTGGGCGGTCTGGTGTGGCGGACCACCGATCAGACGATGCGGTCGGTGCTCCTGTTGGTGGTGTTGGTCGTCTGGCTGTTGATCCTGGCGTGGCGCAGCGTGTCGCCGATCGTGAGCTGGAAGTCGACCCATTTCATCGTCACCGACCGCCGCGTGCTGGTTCGCGAGGGTGTGATGACCCACAGCGGGATCGATATCCCGATGAGCCGTATCTCGAGCGTCCAGTTCCGGCACGGGCTGGTCGATCGGATGTTCGGGACCGGCGAACTGATCATCGGCTCCTCGTCCGAGGAACCCTTGGAGTACAGCGATATCCCGGACGTGGAGCAGGTCCACGCCCTGCTCTACCACCAGGTATTCGA